The sequence CGCGCGAACCGGGTGCCGCCGAAGTTCACGCCGGCGAACTCCGTCCGGACGAACTCCACTCCTTCGGGGAACTTCGCCATGTTGAACGAGACGTCGCCGGTGAACCGGGTTTCGGTGAAGTCGGTGTTCCGGCCGAATTCGGTGGTGAAGAAGTCCGCCCCGGCGAGCGTGGCGTTGCCGAACTGGGTGAACGCGCCGCCGAACCGCACCTCCTTGAAACTGGCGTAAGCGCTGAACTCCGCGTGGGTGAAGTAGGCGTTGCCGGCGAACCGGGCGCCGCCGAACCAGCACCGGCCGAAGCGGGCCCGGTCGAACTCGGCCCGGTCCCCGAACCGCGTTTCCGTGAAGGACCCCTCTTGGGAGAACTTCGCCCGGGTGAACAGCGCGGGCGCGCGGAAGTCCGCCCGGTCGAACTTCGCGCTCGTGCCGAAATCGGCGTCGTCGAAGCGGGCGTAGCCCTCGAAGGTCACCCGCCCGAACCGGGCTTCGTGGTCGAACCGCGCGTGGTTGAAGCCGGCTTCGCCCATGAACCGCGCCCCGGTGAACACGGCGTTCAGCCCGAAGCGCGTCCGGTCGAACCACACGTCACCGGTGAAGGTGACGCCGGTGAAGTCCGCGGCGACGACGCGGCAGTCGATCAGGTTGGCCGGCCCGAGCACGGCGCCGGTGAGGTCGAGGCTGATGCCCGCCCAGAACGTGGCGGCCGGCTCGTCCTCGCCGCCGTGCACGAGGTGGCGGAACAAGATGCCCTGCGCGGTCCGCCGGACCTGGTACTCCGCCTCCGCCTCCGCGGGGGCGGGAGCTGCGGCGCGGGGCGCGGGCGGGGCGAGCCGCAGCGACGCCCGTTGCCGGGCCGCGCCGCCCAGCAGCGGCCGCGGCACCCCCGGTGGCCGGGCCGACGGCCGCGGCGCCGGCTCGCGCCGCGGCGGGGCGTACGGCATCCGGAGGTACGCGCACAGCAGGTCGACGATGGTCTGGCGCTGGGAGGGGTTGTCCTGGGCGAGCCGCTCCAGCGCGTACAGCCCGGCCAGCCGGGCCGGGGCCTGCGGCGAACCGAGCTGGTCGGCCGCCTTGCCGTACAGGTCGGTGATCCGGCGGGCCTCGGCGTCGGCGACGGTGGCGGCGTGGGCCGCGCGGACCTGGTTCAGGCTCAGTTCCGAGGTCCGCTGCCGGCGCGCGGTCAGCCACAGGGCCGCCGCTCCCCCGGTGCCGACCACGATCGTGCCCGCGGTCTTGATGGCGTCCAGCTGATCCGAGTGCCCGCCGCCGCCGAACGCGACGAGCAGCCCGGCCGCCAGCCCGACACCGAGCACGACCAGCGCCACGCCCGCCCAGGCCATCGCCCGGTGGGACAGCACGGGCAGCTCCTCCGGCGGCGCCACGGGCGGCCGGTAGGTCAGCAGCGACAGCGGCGGGGAATCCGGCGGCGGGACGGGCTCGAGCGGGTCCGGGACGGGCGGCTGCGTGCTCACCCGCCCATCATGGCGGCCTCCGGCCACCGACGGGGCTCGATCAGGACACCTGACCGGACCTCAAACCCGAAACGCCGGACGCGGTCCCGCTACCGGCCCGCCGCCGTGCGATCAGCTCCGGAGCAGGTGTCACGGCCGGGTGCCGAAGGGGCAGGTGTGGCCGATGCGCACCACGTCCTCGCCGAACAGGGAGGCCGCCCAGCCACGACTGCTGAGCCTCGCCGAGGATACCGGCGAGTCGGCTTCACTGGTCGTGCTGGACGGTGCCGAGGTCGTCTACGTCGCCCGCACTGGTCGACGAAGTGGTGGCGGCCGTGGAGGAGCTGGAGGAGGGTCTGCTCTCTCGGTGTCGGCGCTCGTCCGCGACGCGAGCGGCGCGGTGGTGGCGGCGCTGGCGTCGTCGACGTCGAGCGGCCGGTCGGACGTCGAGACGCTGCGCCGGGAAGTGGTGCCACTGGTCGTCCGCACCGCGGCGCGGATCAGCGCCGACCTCGGGCACCGCGTCGTGCCGGGCACCGGCCGGGAAGGGTTCTTCTAGACCGCGGTAGCCGGCGACCCCCGCCCCGCACCCATCGCTGATGACCGTCGCGAACGACCACCGGCGTGATCCGCGCGTGCCGCAGACGATTGATACCACCTCACCCGCGAAGGTGAGTTCTCGACTGAGAACGAATGCGCACTCCGGGTGGTGGGTCATGACCGAGTCGAGCCCTCGACGAATGATGAACCCCGAGACCTCAAGTCGACGCTCCCGCGACGGGCACTCGACGCGCAGGGGGTCAAAGTGTGCAAGTTCCTGATCGAAACGTAACGCCTCAGCACACCCACGCCGAAGCGAGCGGTTACGCCCCCATACAACGCCCGGATCAACCCACCACCACGCAGAGCCGCCTGATGCCAACATCGCGAAGTACCGTCGGCAGCCAGCGAGCCATCGATAACTAAGTCTGTTGAGTCGCCGCTGGCTTACAGCAAGCAACCGAAGCCTCAACCAGCTTCCGCACCCAGACGCGATTGATCACCGTGTAGGAACTTGATGATCTCTTGAGTGACTTTGTGGGAACCTCCGAGCAACTGCTTGAAGTTCAACTCAATTTCGAGACTTTGTCGGCGAATTGGAATAGATCGATCACGCTGCCCATAGAAACCAGTGTTACAAAGAAGCAACCGTGCGATCTCAGCGTCAGAGCCTTCGGAGTCGAGCAGTCGTCGCCATTCATCAACCATCTTATTCAACAGAACTTTTGCCAGTTCTTTCTTGCCAGCCTGGGCGATACATTGGGCTTCACTGTATCGATGCACGAAAACCCAGGCATTACTGCGGTCGACACCCAGCGTCCGCTCGACATCGCATGCGAGCCGCCGATACATTTCCGCTGCACGTTCCGGATCGCCCGCCCGGGCAGTAAAATTCGCGAGGCCGCCACGCGTCTGGAAGACACGAGGGTCGTCAATTCCGAGAATACGTTCTCGATCACCAACCAAGTCGCTGAGCAACGCGGCCGCTCGACGAGGGCTACCCGCGTCACCAATACATGTGGCCATGCAGTGACGGGTCATCAGCGTGTCGGGATCATCTACACCCAACGCGAGCTGTTGCTCCTTGAGGAGCACAGTGAACTCTGCCAGCGCAGCAGAGTGATCACCCAAGGTCATGAGGTGGTCTGTGCGCTCATGACGTGCATCAAGTGTATCCCGGTGCCTCGGACCCAATATTTGCTCTTGGTCAGCAACCAAAGCGGTGTACAACTCGAC is a genomic window of Amycolatopsis lexingtonensis containing:
- a CDS encoding pentapeptide repeat-containing protein, whose amino-acid sequence is MSTQPPVPDPLEPVPPPDSPPLSLLTYRPPVAPPEELPVLSHRAMAWAGVALVVLGVGLAAGLLVAFGGGGHSDQLDAIKTAGTIVVGTGGAAALWLTARRQRTSELSLNQVRAAHAATVADAEARRITDLYGKAADQLGSPQAPARLAGLYALERLAQDNPSQRQTIVDLLCAYLRMPYAPPRREPAPRPSARPPGVPRPLLGGAARQRASLRLAPPAPRAAAPAPAEAEAEYQVRRTAQGILFRHLVHGGEDEPAATFWAGISLDLTGAVLGPANLIDCRVVAADFTGVTFTGDVWFDRTRFGLNAVFTGARFMGEAGFNHARFDHEARFGRVTFEGYARFDDADFGTSAKFDRADFRAPALFTRAKFSQEGSFTETRFGDRAEFDRARFGRCWFGGARFAGNAYFTHAEFSAYASFKEVRFGGAFTQFGNATLAGADFFTTEFGRNTDFTETRFTGDVSFNMAKFPEGVEFVRTEFAGVNFGGTRFARFAVFEEAAFGGVTRFYECRFADAADFERTRFAADVWFENTEFADLAGFREAEFGQTARFLHTRFDDVGGFARARFDGETVFDDVRFDGPVGFAGAHFARPPRIGGVWVRLVGHKRKVDVESTWPPGTVIRVPGEADALPEGWGVLELAPAEEAAE